The following are encoded together in the Choloepus didactylus isolate mChoDid1 chromosome 7, mChoDid1.pri, whole genome shotgun sequence genome:
- the LOC119539678 gene encoding translation initiation factor IF-2-like, producing MGEWDPKQTPNPSRQGRAGVHRPRRRGCQRGAGARRTRPGDPRAGATSLTPRPGPTPPQRPSFSGAQGSPTLAAPTPARTSTPSPGSPHGHPLPTPQAHPGVPQAAPATSSHPEAPSPAVPQGTSPPRPPPHPRGLPGGPLPRPPRPPTPALVSPPPRDADVRPRACARRPRASKPKAEPSARGLPLRVQRRPRRAGSWPAGVHGGALAGSTGGVTGGDPGTAVLTPPRSRAARRAL from the coding sequence atgggggagtgggATCCAAAACAAACCCCAAACCCCAGCAGACAAGGCCGGGCTGGGGTGCACCGGCCTCGGCGCAGAGGGTGTCAGCGGGGCGCAGGAGCCCGGAGGACGCGCCCAGGGGACCCGCGCGCCGGGGCCACCAGCCTGACCCCCAGGCCCGGCCCCACGCCCCCACAGCGACCCTCTTTCTCCGGAGCCCAAGGGTCCCCCACGTTGGCAGCCCCCACCCCGGCCCGCACCTCCACGCCATCCCCGGGGTCCCCCCACGGCCACCCCCTGCCCACACCACAAGCCCACCCCGGGGTGCCCCAGGCCGCCCCTGCCACATCCTCGCACCCCGAAGCCCCCAGCCCCGCGGTGCCCCAAGGCACCTCCCCGCCgcgccccccaccccatccccgcgGTCTCCCCGGCggccccctgccccgccccccacGCCCCCCGACCCCGGCCCTCGTCTCCCCGCCGCCCCGGGACGCGGACGTGCGGCCCCGAGCGTGTGCCCGGCGCCCGCGCGCCTCGAAACCGAAAGCGGAACCCTCCGCTCGAGGCCTCCCGCTGCGGGTGCAGCGGCGGCCTCGGCGCGCGGGGAGCTGGCCCGCGGGGGTACACGGGGGCGCCCTGGCGGGGAGCACGGGGGGCGTCACTGGGGGCGACCCGGGGACAGCCGTGCTCACGCCCCCGCGGTCCCGGGCCGCGCGCAGAGCCTTGTAG